A window of Diadema setosum chromosome 2, eeDiaSeto1, whole genome shotgun sequence contains these coding sequences:
- the LOC140238642 gene encoding kelch domain-containing protein 10-like, whose product MDHLYPLKIGSAVVLEPVACPESDRGYRRARQRKPCARSGHCAVADETNVYLFGGYNPDEETVFQYFGDIREPLFGEVWRYHIPSNQWHLLADECRSHFKLASMSAVRRGRTVLIYGGTSFPFGHTSSNQITWLDVRSIEWHHRSAEGEKKPINSYGQTIAILDPYLYVFGGTTGWVYCSDVHRCHLHTSKWERVFDLQVHETKVVKGLTERNRGVPDPRYRHEMLSDGRRLYVIGGGTSQMAFTLEQLNVFDTETRQWELMDTYPDAIHGFPGPRRCHGCAQLDNVGYITGGYDGERIYDDIWTLSLDTRKWTKLTAKLPQPVYFHASAITPSGCLFIHGGVLDKEGRRRTKSLVRVWVRMQPLLQLAWSCVRSLLKDPSTVRKDTLQAMGVPPCLLPDIG is encoded by the exons CGAGGCAAAGGAAGCCGTGTGCTAGAAGTGGTCACTGTGCTGTGGCTGATGAAACCAACGTTTACCTGTTTGGTGGCTATAATCCAGATGAAGAAACAGTCTTTCAATACTTCGGGGATATCAGAGAGCCACTGTTTGGAGAG GTATGGAGGTATCACATTCCATCCAATCAATGGCATCTGCTTGCTGATGAGTGCCGCAGCCACTTCAAGCTTGCCTCCATGTCGGCCGTTCGGCGGGGTCGGACGGTCCTCATCTATGGGGGTACCAGTTTCCCCTTTGGGCACACTAGCAGTAACCAGATAACTTGGCTGGATGTGCGCAGCATTGAGTGGCATCATAGGAGTGCAGAAGGGGAGAAGAAGCCTATCAACAGCTATGGCCAG ACTATAGCAATTCTCGATCCATACCTGTACGTGTTTGGAGGAACAACGGGGTGGGTCTACTGCTCCGACGTCCATCGCTGTCACCTGCACACCAGCAAGTGGGAACGAGTGTTTGACCTCCAGGTGCATGAGACCAAAGTGGTCAAGGGCCTAACGGAGAGGAACAGGGGCGTGCCTGACCCTCGATACAGGCATGAGATGCTGAGTGATGGGCGTCGGCTGTATGTCATTGGAGGAGGTACATCTCAGATGGCGTTTACACTGGAACAG CTGAATGTGTTTGACACAGAGACAAGGCAATGGGAATTGATGGATACATACCCTGATGCAATCCATGGCTTTCCTGGACCACGTCGTTGCCATGGTTGCGCACAGTTAGATAATG TTGGCTACATCACAGGTGGCTACGATGGGGAGCGAATCTATGACGATATATGGACCTTATCACTAGACACACGCAAGTGGACTAAATTGACAGCCAAATTACCACAACCTGTGTACTTCCATGCATCAGCAATAACACCG AGTGGATGCCTCTTCATTCATGGAGGAGTCTTGGATAAGGAAGGCAGGAGGCGCACCAAGAGTTTGGTGAGGGTGTGGGTGAGGATGCAGCCCCTCCTCCAATTGGCCTGGAGCTGTGTCCGCTCGCTGCTGAAGGATCCTTCAACTGTGAGGAAAGACACACTGCAGGCCATGGGAGTACCCCCTTGTCTCCTACCAGACAttggatga